One window of Microcoleus vaginatus PCC 9802 genomic DNA carries:
- a CDS encoding PAS domain S-box protein, which yields MQSQLGKAKRDRSRRQLLELCPIGLALCRTDGTFLDVNPAFASIIGRTVAETLHLNYWEIQQTQCAGREKYLESQAKNSCTGPCEAAYKHKNNHLVPVRVSERAIETGGERAIWLSAEEIFNPGPENSDPLESAPPHSNSHLEKLLTKQTAELEKTQKLLAEKTAELEQTQEKLRLESQIIDQIHEAMISTDMNGSITIWNQACQKLYGYEKTEAIGQHVSLIYPPEQHEFLLEQVIKPLQEKGEHEIEVITRHKSGEKFSSHLMLSLLKDKRGEVVGMIGSLTDLSICKALEQELAQRQALFDAFLKEAPAGLCILDSQLRYVQINQFLAEINCLNPEEHIGKTVREILPNIAPIVEPLYEQILRTKQPLINIEMSGDNPRKPGFVRHLTGSYFPLLDKEGEALGIGAVIIDISDRKQAEAALQKSEQLYRTMASNFPNGAVMLFDREMRFTLVEGRELAAVGLSKELMEGKTIWEVFEPDFCAALEPNYRAALAGETVVTEFIYRERVYLGYTLPVRNERQEIIGGLLMTQNITARHLAEEALRESEEKYRCIVETADEGIWIVDTEGKTTFVNQKMTDMLGCTPEEMIGKSLFAFMDAEGMALAQVSLERRREGIREQHDFKFLRRDGSDLWAILSTNPLSDKQGRYVGALAMVADITARKQTEAALQQSEAKFRSLYELTSLPVLMLYDNDISDANTATLKLFGCTTAQQLYGKNPGQLSPPFQPNGRDSLSFINEMMDLAFERGNHRFDWVHQRLDGTDFPAEVVLTIIEVGNEKIIQAVIQDLTDRKLAEETLVRSEQALRQQAQRELLLNQIANQIRTSLDLDTIVETAVQEIRNLMHLDWCIFTWYRPNTNPPLWDVTYEAKNADLPSILGTYPVDYKSSLAVRQILRREILRIDDVSTFEDVELRELFQASKFQSVLSLPIHTASGEIGVITCYQTLSMRHWSESEVELMQAVVAQIAIAIDHAELYTQTRTAARLAQAQTQQLEQTLHELQRTQTQLIQSEKMSSLGQLVAGVAHEINNPVNFIYGNLSYTSEYTQNLLKMLQLYQKEYPQPSARIVNAREDFEIDYLIEDLPKILASMKVGADRIRDIVLSLRTFSRLDEAEKKQVDIHEGLESTLLILQNRLKHKADHPTINVIKEYGTLPLVECYPGQLNQVFMNLLSNALDALDMEMKKSDRTAKNLAITIRTQVTDNNSVAIWIADSGPGMSEDVKKRLFDPFFTTKPIGKGTGLGLAISHSIIVEKHGGKLSCNSVLGEGSEFAIEIPLRQKIN from the coding sequence ATGCAAAGTCAGTTAGGAAAAGCCAAGCGCGATCGCTCCCGCCGCCAATTGTTAGAACTGTGCCCGATCGGGCTGGCATTGTGCCGGACGGACGGGACTTTTCTCGACGTAAATCCAGCTTTTGCAAGTATTATCGGCCGCACAGTTGCAGAAACTCTTCACCTCAACTACTGGGAAATTCAGCAAACGCAGTGCGCGGGCCGAGAAAAATATCTAGAAAGTCAAGCAAAAAATAGCTGCACCGGCCCCTGCGAAGCAGCATACAAACATAAAAACAACCATCTCGTACCCGTGCGAGTTTCTGAGCGGGCAATTGAAACAGGGGGAGAGCGTGCGATTTGGCTGAGCGCTGAAGAAATTTTTAATCCTGGGCCTGAAAATAGCGATCCGCTGGAATCAGCGCCGCCGCACAGCAATTCACATCTGGAAAAATTGCTGACAAAGCAGACTGCCGAACTGGAAAAAACTCAGAAACTACTCGCAGAAAAAACCGCCGAACTGGAGCAGACTCAAGAAAAGCTGCGTCTCGAAAGTCAAATTATCGACCAAATTCACGAAGCGATGATTTCTACAGATATGAACGGCTCGATCACCATTTGGAATCAAGCCTGCCAAAAGTTATACGGCTATGAAAAAACTGAGGCTATCGGACAGCACGTTTCTCTAATTTACCCGCCAGAACAGCACGAATTTTTATTAGAGCAAGTCATCAAACCGCTACAAGAAAAAGGCGAGCATGAAATAGAAGTTATCACACGCCATAAATCGGGAGAGAAATTTTCCTCGCACCTCATGCTTTCGCTCTTGAAAGACAAAAGAGGAGAAGTTGTGGGGATGATTGGCTCTTTAACAGATCTCAGTATTTGCAAAGCTTTAGAACAAGAATTAGCACAGAGACAAGCACTATTTGATGCCTTTTTGAAGGAGGCGCCTGCGGGACTTTGCATTTTAGACTCCCAACTGCGGTACGTGCAAATTAATCAATTTCTAGCCGAAATAAATTGCCTGAACCCTGAAGAGCACATAGGCAAGACTGTACGCGAAATATTGCCGAATATCGCTCCAATTGTAGAGCCTTTGTACGAACAAATTTTGAGGACAAAACAACCCTTAATTAATATCGAGATGAGTGGTGACAATCCCAGAAAGCCTGGGTTTGTCCGACACCTGACAGGCTCTTATTTTCCCTTGCTAGACAAAGAGGGCGAGGCTCTCGGCATCGGTGCAGTCATAATTGACATTAGCGATCGCAAACAAGCAGAAGCTGCGCTGCAAAAAAGCGAACAGCTTTACCGCACTATGGCAAGCAACTTTCCTAACGGTGCGGTGATGTTGTTCGATCGAGAAATGCGCTTCACCCTGGTAGAAGGTAGAGAATTAGCAGCAGTGGGGCTTTCCAAAGAATTGATGGAAGGCAAGACAATCTGGGAAGTATTCGAGCCAGATTTTTGCGCCGCTCTCGAGCCAAATTATCGGGCGGCACTGGCAGGAGAAACAGTTGTTACAGAATTTATTTACAGGGAGCGCGTTTACCTCGGTTATACTTTGCCAGTCAGAAACGAACGACAAGAAATTATCGGCGGATTGCTAATGACTCAAAACATTACGGCTCGCCACTTAGCAGAAGAAGCGCTCAGGGAAAGCGAGGAAAAATACAGGTGTATTGTCGAGACAGCAGACGAAGGAATTTGGATCGTAGATACGGAGGGTAAAACTACTTTTGTCAACCAAAAAATGACCGATATGCTCGGCTGCACTCCAGAGGAAATGATCGGAAAGTCGCTATTTGCTTTCATGGATGCAGAAGGCATGGCGCTCGCACAAGTCAGTCTCGAACGCCGCCGTGAAGGAATTCGCGAACAACACGATTTTAAGTTCCTTCGCCGAGACGGCAGCGACTTGTGGGCGATACTTTCTACTAATCCCTTGTCCGACAAACAGGGACGCTATGTGGGGGCTTTGGCAATGGTTGCCGACATTACCGCTCGCAAGCAAACAGAAGCCGCATTGCAGCAGTCGGAAGCCAAATTTCGATCGCTCTACGAATTAACCAGTTTGCCAGTTTTGATGTTATATGACAATGACATCTCTGATGCCAACACAGCCACCCTAAAACTATTTGGCTGTACTACCGCCCAACAGTTGTACGGCAAAAACCCCGGCCAACTGTCGCCTCCTTTTCAACCTAACGGCAGAGATTCTTTGAGCTTTATTAACGAAATGATGGATCTCGCCTTTGAGCGGGGAAACCACCGTTTTGATTGGGTTCATCAGCGCTTAGACGGTACTGATTTTCCCGCAGAAGTCGTGCTGACAATCATCGAGGTTGGAAATGAAAAAATCATCCAAGCAGTTATCCAAGATTTAACGGATCGCAAACTTGCAGAAGAAACTTTAGTGCGATCGGAACAAGCGCTTAGACAACAAGCTCAGCGAGAACTACTGCTCAATCAAATTGCCAACCAAATCCGCACTTCTTTAGATTTAGATACAATTGTAGAAACCGCCGTTCAAGAAATTCGCAATCTGATGCACCTAGATTGGTGCATCTTCACTTGGTATCGCCCCAACACCAATCCTCCGCTTTGGGACGTAACTTACGAAGCGAAGAATGCAGATTTGCCGAGTATACTCGGCACTTATCCTGTAGACTACAAATCTAGTCTCGCAGTGCGACAGATTTTGCGACGAGAAATTCTGCGAATTGATGATGTCAGCACTTTTGAAGATGTAGAATTGCGCGAACTTTTCCAGGCTTCAAAATTTCAATCCGTGCTGTCGCTGCCCATTCATACTGCTTCCGGCGAGATTGGGGTGATTACCTGCTATCAGACCCTATCCATGCGACATTGGAGCGAATCGGAAGTCGAACTGATGCAAGCGGTGGTGGCTCAAATTGCGATCGCGATCGACCACGCCGAACTCTACACCCAAACCCGCACAGCGGCCCGATTAGCTCAAGCTCAAACTCAACAGCTAGAACAAACTTTACACGAGCTCCAACGCACCCAAACTCAATTAATTCAAAGTGAAAAAATGTCTAGTTTGGGCCAGTTAGTAGCAGGTGTGGCCCACGAAATTAACAACCCGGTTAATTTTATTTATGGCAATCTCAGCTACACCAGCGAATACACTCAAAACTTGCTAAAAATGTTGCAACTTTACCAGAAAGAATACCCGCAGCCTAGCGCAAGAATTGTAAATGCAAGGGAAGACTTTGAAATTGATTATCTTATTGAAGATTTACCAAAAATTTTAGCATCTATGAAAGTCGGAGCCGATCGCATCCGCGACATAGTTTTGAGCCTGCGGACTTTCTCAAGACTTGACGAAGCCGAAAAGAAACAAGTTGACATTCACGAAGGTCTTGAAAGCACGCTGCTGATTTTGCAAAACCGTCTGAAACATAAAGCCGATCACCCGACAATTAATGTGATTAAAGAATACGGTACTTTGCCTTTAGTTGAATGTTATCCCGGTCAGTTAAATCAAGTATTTATGAATTTGTTGAGCAATGCGCTAGACGCCTTGGACATGGAGATGAAGAAATCCGATCGCACCGCCAAAAACCTCGCAATTACAATTCGCACCCAAGTAACCGACAATAACAGCGTTGCAATATGGATAGCTGACAGCGGCCCCGGGATGAGCGAAGATGTGAAAAAGCGCTTGTTTGACCCGTTTTTTACTACTAAACCCATTGGCAAAGGAACTGGCTTAGGATTGGCGATTTCGCACTCTATTATAGTAGAAAAACACGGCGGCAAGCTTTCTTGCAATTCTGTATTGGGAGAAGGTTCCGAATTTGCGATCGAGATTCCTCTGCGGCAAAAAATAAATTAA
- a CDS encoding NAD-dependent malic enzyme: MVKLTPNPSFSLTIRVALPNRPGMLASVTSAIASVGGNFGQIDLIEQTRATTIRDITVDAYSLEHNEEILQAVKALPDIKVIDVYDRTFNLHRGGKISVVSKISLKRQSDLAMAYTPGVGRICTAIANDPEQVYNLTIKQNTVAIVTDGSAVLGLGNLGPAAALPVMEGKAMLFKEFAGIDAFPICLNTQDTEEIIRTVQNIAPVFGGVNLEDISSPRCFEIEARLRESLDIPIFHDDQHGTAIVSLAALINALKIVKKSIEEVCIVINGAGAAGVAIARLLRKAGAENIIMCDSKGVLSQDRTDMNPEKLEFAVPSSGTLEDAIAGADVFLGVSAPGVVTRSMVRSMAENPIVFAMANPIPEIQPELIMEDAAIIATGRSDYPNQINNVLAFPGIFRGALDCKATTITPTMYLEAAYAIASLVSPSQLDKEHIIPSVFDERVAIAVAGAVQLAARSEGIARD; the protein is encoded by the coding sequence ATGGTAAAACTGACACCGAACCCTAGCTTTAGTTTAACAATTCGGGTTGCTCTGCCGAATCGGCCGGGAATGCTGGCAAGCGTCACCAGTGCGATCGCATCTGTCGGCGGCAACTTCGGTCAAATCGACTTGATCGAGCAAACCCGCGCCACTACGATTCGCGATATCACCGTCGATGCTTACAGCCTCGAACACAACGAAGAAATACTGCAAGCAGTGAAAGCGCTGCCGGATATCAAAGTGATCGATGTGTACGATCGCACTTTCAACTTGCACCGCGGCGGAAAAATCAGCGTAGTTAGCAAAATTTCCCTCAAACGCCAGTCAGATTTGGCAATGGCATACACCCCTGGAGTCGGCCGCATCTGCACTGCGATCGCTAATGACCCCGAACAAGTTTACAACCTCACAATCAAACAAAATACTGTTGCCATTGTTACCGACGGTAGCGCAGTTTTGGGACTGGGAAACCTCGGCCCTGCCGCCGCACTGCCAGTCATGGAAGGCAAAGCCATGCTATTTAAAGAATTTGCAGGTATTGACGCCTTTCCTATCTGTTTGAATACCCAAGATACCGAGGAAATTATTCGCACAGTGCAGAATATCGCCCCGGTTTTTGGCGGCGTTAATCTCGAAGATATTTCTTCTCCCCGCTGCTTTGAAATCGAAGCAAGATTGCGGGAAAGCTTAGATATTCCGATCTTTCACGACGACCAGCACGGCACTGCAATTGTCAGTTTGGCAGCATTAATTAATGCCTTGAAAATCGTGAAAAAATCCATAGAAGAAGTGTGTATCGTGATTAACGGAGCCGGTGCCGCCGGAGTCGCGATCGCCCGCTTGCTGCGTAAAGCAGGTGCCGAAAACATCATCATGTGCGACTCCAAAGGCGTCCTCTCCCAAGACCGCACGGATATGAACCCAGAAAAACTAGAATTTGCTGTGCCATCGAGCGGTACTTTGGAAGATGCGATCGCCGGTGCCGATGTATTTTTAGGCGTCAGCGCCCCAGGCGTAGTCACCCGCTCCATGGTGCGTTCGATGGCCGAAAATCCCATTGTTTTTGCAATGGCAAATCCCATTCCTGAAATTCAGCCAGAATTAATTATGGAAGATGCGGCAATCATAGCAACCGGACGCAGCGACTACCCGAATCAAATTAACAATGTTTTGGCATTTCCGGGAATATTTCGAGGTGCTTTGGACTGCAAAGCAACCACGATTACGCCCACTATGTATTTGGAAGCAGCTTATGCGATCGCCTCTTTAGTCAGTCCTTCCCAGCTTGACAAAGAGCACATTATACCGTCTGTTTTTGACGAAAGAGTTGCCATTGCTGTCGCCGGTGCAGTGCAGTTGGCCGCTAGATCCGAAGGTATTGCCCGCGATTAA
- a CDS encoding cytochrome P450, producing the protein MTISTENTHSQNHATNKLLNGPKDARFVQTVRRSLNPLYYLDSNYQRYGDIFISQSSIFPHQVIISNPQAIQEIFTADSKLFKSGTVNHITLPLVGSSSLLLLDGARHLQQRKLLMPPFHGERMKAYGQIIRNTTEKVINNWTPGKSVIAQSTMQQISLEVILHTVFGLSEGERYQQIQQLMINMFSLFNNPLNATFLFIKSLQKDLGAWSPWGGFLRQRQRLDDLLYQEIRERKTQSEPLGEDILSLLISARDEAGQPMSDVELRDELMTILFGGHETTATALAWALYWIHYIPEVREKLLQELNSIDLENCDPAEITKLPYLNAVCCETLRIYPILFFTFPRLVQAPMQLMGYNIPKGMVLSPCIYLVHHRPDIYPEPKLFKPERFLERQFSPYEYLPFGGANRRCIGTAFAMFEMKLVLAKVLSRYSLELAENSPVMPVRRGVTMAPAGGVRLVVKGRI; encoded by the coding sequence ATGACTATTTCCACAGAGAACACTCACTCTCAAAATCATGCTACCAACAAATTGCTAAACGGCCCTAAAGACGCTAGATTTGTTCAGACAGTGCGGAGAAGTTTAAATCCTCTGTATTATTTAGATAGTAATTATCAACGCTACGGCGACATTTTTATCAGCCAATCCAGCATCTTTCCGCACCAAGTAATTATTAGCAATCCTCAAGCTATTCAAGAAATTTTTACAGCCGATTCCAAACTCTTTAAATCCGGTACGGTAAATCACATAACGCTACCTTTAGTAGGGTCCAGTTCCTTATTGTTGTTAGATGGCGCTCGACATTTGCAGCAGCGCAAACTTTTAATGCCACCTTTTCATGGTGAACGCATGAAAGCTTACGGACAAATCATCCGCAATACCACCGAAAAAGTAATTAATAATTGGACTCCTGGTAAGTCGGTTATCGCGCAATCAACTATGCAGCAAATTTCCTTGGAAGTAATTTTGCACACGGTTTTCGGGCTGAGCGAAGGAGAACGCTACCAGCAAATTCAGCAACTAATGATTAATATGTTCAGCCTGTTTAACAATCCATTAAACGCTACCTTTTTGTTTATCAAGTCGTTGCAAAAAGATTTAGGTGCTTGGAGTCCTTGGGGAGGATTTCTGCGACAAAGACAGCGTTTAGATGACCTGCTTTATCAAGAAATTCGCGAACGCAAAACTCAGTCTGAACCATTGGGAGAAGACATCCTGAGCTTGTTAATTTCAGCTCGTGACGAAGCAGGACAGCCGATGAGCGACGTTGAATTACGGGATGAATTAATGACAATCTTATTCGGAGGACACGAAACTACAGCCACAGCTTTAGCCTGGGCTTTATATTGGATTCACTACATCCCAGAAGTCCGTGAAAAACTGCTGCAAGAACTCAATTCTATTGATCTCGAAAATTGCGACCCGGCGGAAATAACTAAACTCCCGTATTTGAATGCTGTATGTTGCGAAACCCTGCGGATTTATCCGATCCTATTTTTTACATTTCCGCGCCTTGTGCAAGCTCCGATGCAGTTAATGGGTTATAATATTCCCAAAGGAATGGTACTTTCTCCCTGTATTTATTTGGTTCACCACCGACCGGATATTTACCCGGAACCAAAGCTTTTTAAACCAGAACGTTTTCTAGAACGTCAATTTTCGCCTTACGAATATTTGCCATTTGGCGGAGCAAACCGCCGCTGTATTGGCACGGCATTTGCAATGTTTGAAATGAAGTTAGTATTAGCGAAAGTGCTGTCTCGATACTCTTTAGAACTTGCAGAAAATAGTCCGGTTATGCCAGTACGCCGCGGTGTGACAATGGCACCGGCTGGTGGTGTGCGTTTGGTGGTAAAGGGTAGGATTTGA